One window of Acidobacteriota bacterium genomic DNA carries:
- a CDS encoding tetratricopeptide repeat protein has translation MRPSRLLGCLVSTLLPAALIWTAAAGAGDPPSLQRAKELFKARQYAESLEACDQAIAEDPAYAESYRQRALCRQRLGDLPGALADLDRAIAVDPTDATSWSSRSSLKRRMKDAAGAWADIERAAALAPDNAHILNNRGLLRYDRGDYPGAVDDYTRALRADPRMSAAYNNRGLAREKLGDLKGALADYTQAVEFNPRNADAFSNRAYCRNRMGDATGARQDYAQALAIEPGHDFATKQLAKLGGGPAGGSRPDAGAPTGPSTAGAIPPSGTPVRLPTLTFEASDPCATAAQPRDGMPWQTPGRLPTITRAPGSLPAAAALPPFADFNRISQTQYNGEVSMAMEGMRLLYGPMSPEDEQRFQTAWAPLFDHPTPEAAEYLRRLIPLLGQFLAGREAFIRTAVAVEASLRDAAVGVAAGTRDCYLDAMAVASRQEEVLRSQQAGLEYVAAQIKALGNPPNPLTAKCAARERYRRSFPQTPSGLDGEWVSDGGARLYFKTVKRYPGNLALVYQYSFAFADTLAAAGVTAAKPGWVTTRDGKQILVPGLEDALRLVEEQPDGVLLSSPQELGATLDGFFPDGERLHYVRYATGLTDRWTFSGTTYYRAPAAHSEPPMLPGHTWTALLDVATRYESQRIQQLQRAKQEYAAQVQELLACDPENLPAPPPVRNPWDEGPYKADDPRSKQPTDSTAESTAVTRTKTTTRSPVSSLETVDAATVEATVAFHEAMIELLSRNLQKEQTELEREPDPARRKTLAFRMIQLQSDIQAEQDLIASYRTGKVVHTRSAFDEYASDKFIHQVREEAARADATRRIAALVEQQVGQLPEEHRRATRERVWKLLDAKTVASGDVEKVLQVAGALDTMLQGYALGREAAQEEKAVAKAERDFYINMAVMAAGAVTIGVGCEALAQAYGAEAAITQWGPHILGSIYGGTTGLVMGGPTEGAYQAIAWSSPVGLLATQFFDGYRREPADAKSTSWEDRVWAGARQAGAAYLMGKAAQIGTGLFVKGALSYYGPDSTLFKPVLGPGRNVKLAFDAARMQQDVDDAKALIGFFQEKQAAMARLRAQLPAGSPQLAQAEQELGRLAASLNSSYHCKLLMKYHAHPAVRSLFTRLVDQSYAEAMPEMLRLLKAQGYDVSNLRFKPMRNASSAGTSSMDLDLALMETPNLVITKNGKPVSIAQFQQDGQRALNEAYHGVTGFSATRSEVNLTTSAHAESFASKRLLKAKVNFDQLTAEEVESIGKVLGVKHDKIEGDPVLGEIAKLQAQSRESAKEIDNMLLPQLQQKLSKAPAGSREAQQAQADLHYWQDMSRNFKQAATRETNPYAILQLDRTVRQQTGGKGFQEVNRDLARMFRR, from the coding sequence ATGCGCCCATCACGGTTACTCGGGTGTTTGGTCAGTACCCTGCTGCCGGCTGCGTTGATCTGGACGGCGGCCGCCGGCGCGGGGGACCCGCCCAGCCTGCAGCGGGCGAAGGAGCTGTTCAAGGCGCGCCAATATGCCGAGTCTCTCGAGGCGTGCGACCAAGCCATCGCCGAAGATCCCGCCTACGCCGAAAGCTACCGCCAGCGCGCCCTGTGCCGCCAGCGCCTCGGCGATCTGCCCGGCGCCTTGGCCGATCTGGACCGGGCGATCGCCGTCGATCCCACCGACGCCACCAGTTGGAGCTCCCGTTCATCGCTCAAACGCCGGATGAAGGATGCCGCCGGCGCATGGGCCGACATCGAACGGGCGGCCGCGCTGGCACCGGACAATGCCCACATCCTCAACAACCGCGGTCTGCTGCGTTACGACCGAGGCGATTACCCGGGCGCCGTCGACGACTACACCCGCGCCCTCCGGGCTGATCCGCGCATGAGCGCGGCTTACAACAACCGCGGCCTGGCCAGGGAAAAACTGGGCGACCTGAAGGGGGCGCTCGCCGACTACACCCAGGCCGTCGAGTTCAATCCCCGCAACGCCGACGCGTTCTCCAACCGCGCCTATTGCCGCAACAGGATGGGTGACGCTACAGGCGCCCGGCAGGACTACGCGCAGGCCCTGGCCATCGAGCCCGGCCACGACTTTGCGACGAAGCAGCTGGCCAAGCTCGGCGGCGGGCCTGCCGGCGGCTCACGCCCGGACGCGGGCGCCCCGACCGGCCCGTCCACGGCCGGGGCCATTCCCCCATCCGGTACACCGGTCCGCTTGCCCACCCTGACATTCGAGGCGTCCGACCCCTGCGCCACAGCCGCCCAACCCCGCGACGGCATGCCGTGGCAGACGCCGGGCCGCCTGCCCACCATCACCCGGGCGCCGGGTAGTCTGCCCGCGGCGGCCGCCCTGCCCCCCTTCGCCGACTTCAACCGGATTTCCCAGACGCAGTACAACGGGGAGGTCTCCATGGCCATGGAGGGGATGCGGCTGCTCTACGGTCCGATGTCGCCGGAGGACGAGCAGCGTTTCCAGACCGCGTGGGCACCTCTGTTCGATCACCCGACGCCGGAGGCAGCGGAATACCTGCGCCGCCTCATCCCGCTGCTTGGCCAGTTCCTGGCCGGCCGGGAGGCGTTCATCCGGACGGCCGTGGCGGTGGAGGCGAGCCTCCGGGACGCTGCCGTGGGCGTGGCAGCCGGCACGCGCGACTGTTACCTGGATGCCATGGCCGTGGCCAGTCGGCAGGAGGAGGTGCTTCGATCCCAGCAGGCGGGCCTCGAGTACGTCGCCGCTCAGATCAAGGCGCTCGGCAATCCGCCCAATCCCTTGACCGCCAAGTGCGCGGCCCGCGAGCGCTACCGCCGGTCCTTCCCGCAAACGCCCTCCGGCCTGGACGGCGAATGGGTCAGTGACGGCGGGGCGCGGCTCTACTTCAAGACCGTGAAGCGGTACCCGGGCAACCTGGCGCTGGTGTACCAGTATTCGTTCGCTTTCGCCGACACGCTCGCGGCCGCCGGCGTGACCGCCGCCAAACCGGGCTGGGTGACCACCAGGGACGGCAAGCAGATCCTGGTGCCGGGGCTGGAGGACGCCCTTCGGCTGGTGGAAGAACAGCCCGACGGCGTGCTCCTGTCGTCCCCGCAGGAGCTCGGCGCCACCCTGGACGGCTTCTTCCCTGATGGCGAGCGTTTGCACTACGTGCGCTACGCCACTGGCCTGACGGACCGATGGACATTCTCCGGCACCACCTACTACCGCGCCCCCGCCGCCCACAGCGAGCCGCCCATGCTGCCCGGCCATACGTGGACCGCGCTCCTGGATGTGGCCACGCGCTACGAGTCGCAGCGGATCCAGCAGCTGCAGCGGGCCAAACAGGAGTATGCCGCCCAGGTTCAAGAACTGCTTGCCTGTGATCCGGAGAACCTCCCCGCACCGCCTCCCGTGCGGAACCCGTGGGACGAGGGCCCGTACAAGGCGGACGATCCCCGCTCCAAACAGCCGACCGACTCGACGGCGGAATCGACGGCCGTTACAAGAACGAAGACGACCACCCGGAGCCCGGTATCGTCCCTTGAAACCGTGGATGCCGCCACCGTCGAGGCGACGGTAGCCTTCCACGAGGCGATGATCGAGCTGCTGAGCCGGAACCTCCAGAAGGAGCAAACAGAGCTGGAACGTGAGCCGGATCCGGCACGCCGAAAAACCCTGGCCTTCCGGATGATCCAGCTCCAGTCCGACATCCAGGCCGAACAGGACCTGATCGCCTCGTACAGGACGGGCAAAGTGGTGCACACCCGGTCCGCGTTCGACGAGTACGCGTCCGACAAGTTCATCCATCAGGTCCGCGAGGAGGCGGCCCGCGCCGACGCCACCCGCCGGATCGCCGCGCTGGTGGAGCAGCAGGTCGGCCAGCTTCCGGAGGAACACCGGCGGGCCACCCGCGAGCGGGTCTGGAAACTGCTGGACGCGAAGACGGTCGCCAGCGGCGACGTGGAGAAAGTGCTCCAGGTGGCCGGCGCCCTGGACACCATGCTTCAGGGGTACGCGTTGGGCCGGGAGGCGGCCCAGGAGGAGAAGGCCGTCGCCAAAGCGGAACGCGACTTCTACATCAACATGGCGGTCATGGCGGCGGGGGCGGTGACCATCGGCGTCGGCTGCGAAGCCCTGGCCCAGGCGTACGGCGCCGAAGCGGCCATCACCCAGTGGGGCCCGCACATCCTGGGTTCCATCTACGGTGGGACCACCGGTCTGGTCATGGGCGGCCCCACCGAAGGCGCCTACCAGGCCATCGCCTGGTCGTCGCCCGTGGGCTTGCTGGCCACCCAGTTCTTCGACGGTTACCGTCGCGAGCCGGCGGACGCCAAGTCCACTTCTTGGGAGGACCGGGTCTGGGCCGGCGCCCGACAGGCGGGAGCCGCCTACCTCATGGGCAAGGCTGCCCAGATCGGGACCGGCCTCTTCGTCAAGGGCGCCCTGAGCTACTACGGTCCGGACAGCACCCTGTTCAAGCCGGTGCTGGGCCCCGGCCGGAACGTGAAGCTCGCCTTCGACGCCGCCCGCATGCAGCAGGACGTCGATGACGCAAAGGCGCTCATCGGCTTCTTCCAGGAAAAGCAGGCGGCCATGGCCCGGTTGCGGGCGCAGCTGCCGGCCGGCTCGCCCCAACTGGCTCAGGCGGAGCAAGAGCTCGGCCGCCTGGCCGCATCGCTCAACTCCTCGTATCACTGCAAGCTGCTCATGAAGTACCACGCCCACCCCGCGGTGCGGAGCCTGTTCACCCGGCTGGTGGACCAGTCGTACGCCGAGGCGATGCCTGAGATGCTCCGGCTCCTCAAGGCCCAGGGCTACGACGTCAGCAACCTCCGCTTCAAGCCCATGCGCAACGCCTCCAGCGCCGGCACGTCCAGCATGGACCTGGACCTGGCCCTCATGGAGACGCCCAACCTGGTGATCACCAAGAACGGCAAGCCCGTCTCCATCGCCCAGTTCCAGCAGGACGGGCAGCGGGCGCTCAACGAGGCGTACCACGGCGTCACCGGCTTCAGCGCCACCCGCTCGGAAGTGAACCTGACCACCAGCGCCCACGCCGAATCGTTCGCCTCCAAGCGCCTGCTCAAAGCCAAGGTGAACTTCGACCAGCTCACCGCGGAGGAAGTGGAAAGCATCGGCAAGGTGCTGGGGGTGAAGCACGACAAGATCGAGGGCGACCCGGTGCTCGGCGAAATCGCCAAGCTGCAGGCGCAGAGTCGGGAATCGGCCAAGGAGATCGACAACATGCTGTTGCCGCAGCTCCAGCAGAAGCTCTCCAAGGCGCCCGCCGGGAGCCGTGAGGCCCAGCAGGCCCAGGCCGACCTGCACTACTGGCAGGACATGTCGCGCAATTTCAAGCAGGCGGCCACCCGGGAGACCAACCCGTACGCCATCCTCCAACTGGACCGGACCGTGCGCCAGCAGACGGGGGGCAAGGGTTTTCAGGAAGTGAACCGGGACCTGGCCCGGATGTTCCGGCGGTGA
- a CDS encoding aminotransferase class III-fold pyridoxal phosphate-dependent enzyme: MTHRETVDRLLREEYEIAGTCRLLPGEYDLNIRVDAEAESYLLKIMRSGCDPAFVDMQCRALARLAERAPELPLQRVVPTRAGASTTLLADAGGERLAWLLTFLPGRMMAAVRPHTPALLEQIGEALGRLDAALAGFEHPALDRALKWNLCQADWILPHLKRVDDPRRRDRLTRVMDRFTVQVAPRLGGLRRGAIFGDANDHNLLVDYDEQGRQQLSGIVDFGDMCRSVVAGEVAVAAAYAMMGEEHPLAAAAGLIAGYHRVFPFTDDELALLFPLVLTRLAVSVVNAAVVARERPDDPYLTVSEAPAWRLLERLCDGDPRRVEARWRAACGLAAHPGAARVGAWLRERSGTFAEVLGSDRSAAAGRVLDLSFASTVGGSRLDGFDPAECAGRIDAQVGAGGNRVGIGRWGEPRPIYSTPAFGGGDDPVAPRRTRHLGVDLFAPAGTPVRAPLAGEVAAAGWSSDRFDYGGWVLLRHRTDDGDPFATFYGHLARPVFTDLEIGRCINAGEVFATLGGRPENGDWPPHLHLQLLAAGEEPWGETPDGVADPDDFDACAVLYPNPAPLLNLPDAAIAWMDTSPDALQSRRAARFAPNLRLSYAEPFRPVRGWRHFLYDAEGRAYLDAYNNVPHVGHCHPKVVAAAERQLRLLNTNTRYLYDGLAELAERLTAKLPEPLSVCFFVNSGSEANELALRLARIHTGARDMLVMDHAYHGHTTGAMAISPYKFKRPGGGGAEEWVHITPVPDTYRGPHRAGDHEAGARYAADVQAVLAVVQGTGRRVAGYIAECLPSVGGQIVPPPGFAEAVYRDVRAAGGVCIADDVQTALGRLGGTFWGFEYLGVVPDILVLGKPMGNGYPLAAVVTTPTIARSFAAGPEFFSTFGGSTVSCAVGIAVQQVLEEEGLQAHAARVGTELLAGLADLAGEFPLIGDVRGTGLFIGVDLVVDRDSRAPATAQAAYVKNRLRERRVLVGTEGPHDNVLKIRPPMTFDSAAAARLLETLADVLAEDPAQPGWPASARHLV, encoded by the coding sequence ATGACCCATCGCGAGACGGTGGACCGGCTGCTTCGCGAGGAATATGAAATCGCCGGAACCTGCCGGCTGCTGCCGGGCGAGTACGACCTGAACATCCGCGTGGACGCCGAGGCGGAGAGCTACCTCCTCAAAATCATGCGATCCGGCTGCGATCCGGCGTTTGTGGACATGCAGTGCCGGGCGCTGGCGCGACTGGCTGAGCGGGCGCCGGAGCTGCCGCTCCAACGCGTGGTGCCGACGCGCGCGGGCGCGTCCACGACTCTCCTGGCAGACGCCGGCGGAGAGCGCCTGGCCTGGCTCTTGACCTTCCTTCCCGGCCGGATGATGGCGGCGGTGCGCCCGCACACACCGGCACTGCTGGAGCAGATCGGCGAAGCGCTGGGTCGTCTGGACGCGGCGTTGGCGGGGTTCGAGCATCCGGCGCTGGATCGGGCGCTCAAGTGGAATCTGTGTCAGGCAGACTGGATCCTGCCGCATCTGAAGCGGGTCGATGACCCGAGGCGGCGGGATCGGCTGACGCGCGTTATGGACCGATTCACCGTTCAGGTCGCCCCGCGGCTCGGGGGCCTGCGCCGCGGCGCCATTTTCGGCGACGCCAACGATCACAACCTGCTGGTGGATTACGACGAGCAGGGCCGTCAGCAGCTCTCCGGCATCGTGGACTTCGGCGACATGTGCCGCTCCGTGGTGGCGGGTGAGGTGGCCGTGGCCGCGGCCTACGCCATGATGGGCGAGGAGCATCCGCTGGCGGCGGCCGCGGGCCTGATCGCCGGCTACCACCGGGTTTTTCCATTCACTGATGACGAGCTGGCGCTGTTGTTCCCCCTGGTACTCACCCGGTTGGCGGTGAGCGTCGTCAACGCCGCAGTGGTGGCGCGCGAGCGCCCCGATGACCCGTACCTCACCGTCAGCGAGGCGCCGGCCTGGCGTCTGCTGGAACGGCTGTGCGATGGCGATCCCCGGCGGGTCGAGGCCCGCTGGCGCGCCGCCTGCGGGCTGGCGGCGCACCCGGGCGCGGCGCGCGTGGGCGCCTGGCTCCGCGAACGGTCGGGGACGTTCGCCGAGGTGCTTGGGTCGGACCGGTCCGCCGCGGCGGGGCGGGTGCTGGACCTCTCCTTCGCTTCAACCGTCGGCGGGAGCCGCCTCGACGGATTCGATCCGGCGGAATGTGCCGGGCGCATCGACGCGCAGGTGGGCGCCGGCGGGAATCGAGTGGGCATCGGCCGCTGGGGCGAGCCGCGACCCATCTACTCAACTCCGGCGTTCGGCGGCGGTGACGATCCGGTGGCGCCCCGCCGGACGCGCCATCTGGGCGTGGATCTGTTCGCGCCTGCGGGCACGCCGGTGCGCGCGCCGCTCGCGGGCGAGGTGGCGGCGGCGGGCTGGTCTTCGGACCGGTTCGATTACGGTGGGTGGGTGCTGCTGCGGCACCGCACGGATGACGGCGACCCGTTCGCGACTTTCTATGGCCATCTGGCCCGGCCTGTCTTCACGGATCTGGAGATCGGCCGGTGCATCAACGCGGGGGAGGTGTTCGCCACCCTGGGCGGCCGGCCGGAGAACGGCGACTGGCCGCCCCATCTCCACCTCCAACTTCTGGCGGCAGGCGAGGAGCCATGGGGGGAGACGCCCGACGGTGTGGCCGACCCGGACGACTTCGATGCCTGCGCCGTGCTGTACCCCAATCCGGCGCCCCTGCTGAACCTGCCCGATGCGGCCATCGCGTGGATGGACACATCCCCCGACGCATTGCAGTCACGCCGCGCCGCGCGCTTCGCTCCCAATCTCCGGTTGAGCTACGCGGAGCCGTTTCGGCCGGTGCGCGGCTGGCGGCACTTCCTGTACGACGCCGAGGGGCGCGCCTACCTCGACGCCTACAACAACGTTCCCCACGTGGGGCACTGTCACCCGAAGGTCGTGGCGGCCGCCGAGCGCCAGCTCCGGCTCCTCAACACCAACACCCGCTACTTGTACGATGGCCTGGCCGAATTGGCGGAGCGCCTGACGGCGAAGCTTCCCGAACCGCTGTCGGTCTGCTTCTTCGTCAACTCCGGCTCCGAGGCCAACGAACTGGCGCTGCGACTGGCCCGGATCCACACCGGCGCCCGTGACATGCTGGTGATGGACCACGCCTACCACGGGCACACCACCGGGGCCATGGCCATCAGCCCGTACAAGTTCAAACGGCCGGGCGGCGGCGGGGCCGAGGAGTGGGTGCACATCACCCCGGTTCCCGACACGTATCGCGGTCCCCATCGGGCCGGCGACCATGAGGCCGGCGCCCGCTACGCCGCCGACGTACAGGCCGTGCTGGCGGTGGTGCAGGGGACCGGGCGGCGCGTTGCCGGCTACATCGCCGAGTGCCTTCCCAGCGTCGGCGGCCAGATCGTCCCGCCGCCGGGATTCGCGGAGGCGGTGTACCGCGACGTCCGGGCCGCCGGCGGCGTCTGTATCGCCGATGACGTCCAGACGGCGTTGGGGCGGTTGGGCGGCACGTTTTGGGGTTTCGAGTACCTGGGCGTGGTGCCGGATATCCTCGTGTTGGGAAAGCCCATGGGCAACGGCTATCCGCTGGCGGCCGTGGTGACGACGCCGACGATCGCCCGGTCATTCGCTGCCGGCCCCGAGTTTTTCAGCACGTTCGGCGGGAGCACCGTGTCGTGCGCCGTGGGGATCGCCGTCCAGCAGGTCCTCGAGGAAGAGGGGCTCCAGGCCCATGCGGCACGGGTGGGGACGGAGTTGCTCGCTGGCCTCGCCGACCTGGCCGGGGAGTTCCCGCTCATCGGCGATGTGCGCGGGACGGGCCTCTTCATCGGCGTGGATCTGGTCGTCGACCGCGACTCGAGGGCGCCGGCCACCGCCCAGGCGGCCTACGTGAAGAATCGGCTCCGCGAACGGCGCGTGCTGGTGGGTACCGAAGGACCTCACGACAACGTGCTCAAGATCCGCCCGCCCATGACGTTCGACTCCGCCGCCGCGGCGCGCCTGCTGGAGACGCTGGCGGACGTGCTCGCTGAGGATCCCGCCCAGCCCGGCTGGCCGGCATCAGCCCGCCACTTGGTCTGA
- a CDS encoding aspartate/glutamate racemase family protein gives MKTIGLLGGMTCESSLVYYKLINEMARERLGGNHSAASVMVSVDFGEVQPHMERGEWDRVMAVMIETAQAIERGGADFLVLCTNTMHKFAEPIGQAIRIPILHIVDATAREIRQAGRDTVGLLGTRFTMEEPFYRDRLREPHGITALVPDADDRALVHRVIMDELSRGIIDPESRRAYWRVIDTLASRGAQGIILGCTEIPLLVTQDQGRIPLFDTTTIHARAAVDFALKGTGS, from the coding sequence ATGAAGACGATCGGCCTGCTGGGCGGCATGACCTGCGAGTCGTCGCTCGTGTACTACAAGCTGATCAACGAAATGGCCAGGGAACGGCTGGGCGGCAACCACTCGGCCGCCAGCGTGATGGTGTCGGTGGACTTCGGGGAGGTTCAGCCCCACATGGAGCGGGGAGAGTGGGATCGGGTGATGGCGGTGATGATCGAAACCGCTCAGGCGATCGAGCGCGGCGGCGCCGACTTTCTGGTGCTGTGCACCAACACCATGCACAAGTTCGCCGAACCCATCGGGCAGGCGATCCGGATTCCCATCCTGCACATCGTGGACGCGACCGCCCGGGAAATCCGGCAAGCGGGCCGCGACACGGTCGGGCTGTTGGGGACGCGCTTCACGATGGAGGAGCCCTTCTACCGGGACCGGTTGCGGGAGCCGCACGGCATCACCGCGCTGGTCCCGGACGCCGACGACCGGGCGCTGGTGCATCGGGTCATCATGGACGAGTTGAGCCGGGGCATCATCGATCCGGAATCCCGACGTGCTTATTGGCGGGTGATCGACACCCTCGCGAGTCGTGGGGCTCAGGGCATCATCCTCGGTTGCACGGAGATCCCTCTGCTTGTGACACAGGATCAGGGCCGCATCCCCCTGTTTGACACGACGACGATCCACGCCCGCGCGGCGGTGGACTTCGCGCTGAAGGGAACCGGTTCGTGA